The following are encoded together in the Ralstonia insidiosa genome:
- the glyQ gene encoding glycine--tRNA ligase subunit alpha, which translates to MLTFQQLILKLQSYWDAQGCALLQPIDLEVGAGTSHVHTFLRAIGPEPWRAAYVQPSRRPKDGRYGENPNRLQHYYQYQVVLKPAPENILDLYLGSLEALGLDLKQNDVRFVEDDWENPTLGAWGLGWEVWLNGMEVTQFTYFQQVGGLDCKPVTGEITYGIERLAMYIQKVENIYDLVWTEWEEPGPNGPVKRRLTYGDVYHQNEVEQSTYNFEQADTTVLFRRFAEHEAEAKRLMGVRAEGDAGAADEGAPVVQLALPAYEQVLKAGHTFNLLDARGAISVTERAAYIGRIRNLSRLVAQAYYDSRERLGFPMCGTAAAATEAA; encoded by the coding sequence ATGCTTACCTTCCAGCAACTCATCCTGAAGCTGCAGTCGTACTGGGACGCCCAGGGCTGCGCCCTGCTGCAACCGATCGACCTTGAAGTCGGCGCCGGCACCTCGCACGTGCACACATTCCTGCGCGCGATCGGCCCCGAGCCGTGGCGCGCCGCCTATGTGCAACCGTCGCGCCGCCCCAAGGACGGCCGCTACGGCGAGAACCCCAACCGCCTGCAGCACTACTACCAATATCAGGTGGTGCTCAAGCCCGCGCCGGAGAACATCCTCGACCTGTACCTCGGTTCGCTGGAAGCGCTGGGCCTGGACCTCAAGCAGAACGACGTCCGCTTTGTGGAAGACGACTGGGAAAACCCCACGCTCGGCGCCTGGGGCCTCGGCTGGGAGGTGTGGCTCAACGGCATGGAAGTCACGCAGTTCACGTACTTCCAGCAAGTCGGCGGCCTCGACTGCAAGCCGGTGACCGGTGAAATCACCTACGGTATCGAACGCCTGGCGATGTACATCCAGAAGGTCGAGAACATCTACGATCTGGTCTGGACCGAGTGGGAAGAGCCGGGCCCGAATGGCCCCGTGAAGCGCCGCCTGACCTACGGCGACGTCTACCACCAGAACGAAGTCGAGCAATCGACCTACAACTTCGAGCAGGCCGACACCACCGTGCTGTTCCGCCGCTTTGCCGAGCACGAAGCCGAAGCCAAGCGCCTGATGGGCGTACGCGCGGAGGGTGATGCCGGCGCAGCAGACGAAGGCGCGCCGGTCGTGCAACTGGCGCTGCCCGCCTACGAGCAAGTGCTCAAGGCCGGCCACACGTTCAACCTGCTCGACGCACGCGGCGCCATTTCGGTGACGGAGCGCGCGGCCTACATCGGCCGTATCCGCAACCTGTCGCGCCTGGTCGCACAGGCCTACTACGACTCGCGCGAGCGCCTGGGCTTCCCGATGTGCGGCACCGCTGCTGCGGCCACGGAGGCTGCATGA
- the lnt gene encoding apolipoprotein N-acyltransferase: protein MPLAVLLGVMHTLSFAPNHWWWLQILSLTGLAALVRRAPRLRDAAWVGYAFGLGWFLSGVWWLYISMHVYGDMPAWMAGLAVLLFAGYLALHPALAVWAWQWFTRRGRWSGTASALVFGAAWAVVEWLRGTVWTGFPWINGGYAHTDGPLAGYAPLVGVYGIVLIAATLAGLLCVAAERRLHWLTAIVGAGVLVAGWPLHGVAWTQPVGKPISVRLLQGNVPQDVKFQQTGIERSLELYTKMVTEQPAQLVITPETAFPIMIQEMPQEIALAIRTYVDTTGSSVLFGAASQDSAVDYTNSVFGVGPQFQGVYRYNKHHLVPFGEFIPFGFHWFVNMMNMPLGDFRRGLPVQPAMTVADQRVAPNICYEDLFGEEIAASLRHANQPATMLANVTNLAWFGDTIALDQHLQISRMRALETGRPMLRATNTGATAVVRPDGSVQARLPVFTLGTLQAEVQGTQGLTPFVRAGNAPALGAGVLVLLVALVRRRRTVTN from the coding sequence ATGCCGCTGGCGGTGCTGCTGGGCGTCATGCATACGCTGTCGTTCGCGCCCAATCACTGGTGGTGGCTGCAGATCCTGTCGCTGACAGGGCTCGCAGCCCTGGTGCGACGCGCACCCCGGCTACGTGATGCCGCCTGGGTTGGCTATGCCTTCGGGCTTGGCTGGTTCCTCTCGGGCGTCTGGTGGCTCTACATCAGCATGCACGTATACGGCGACATGCCGGCGTGGATGGCCGGGCTGGCGGTGCTGCTGTTCGCGGGCTACCTGGCGCTGCATCCGGCGCTGGCGGTATGGGCGTGGCAGTGGTTCACGCGACGCGGACGGTGGTCGGGCACGGCATCCGCGCTCGTGTTCGGCGCGGCGTGGGCGGTCGTGGAATGGCTGCGTGGCACGGTGTGGACGGGCTTCCCCTGGATCAACGGCGGCTATGCGCACACCGATGGCCCGCTGGCCGGCTATGCGCCGCTGGTGGGCGTGTACGGCATCGTGCTGATCGCAGCCACGCTGGCCGGCCTGCTGTGCGTGGCGGCCGAGCGCCGCCTGCATTGGCTGACCGCCATCGTCGGCGCCGGCGTGCTCGTGGCCGGCTGGCCGCTGCACGGCGTTGCGTGGACGCAGCCCGTAGGCAAGCCGATCTCGGTGCGCCTGCTGCAGGGCAACGTGCCGCAGGACGTGAAGTTCCAGCAGACCGGCATTGAGCGCTCGCTGGAGCTGTACACGAAGATGGTCACCGAGCAGCCCGCGCAGCTGGTGATCACGCCTGAGACGGCCTTCCCGATCATGATCCAGGAGATGCCGCAGGAGATCGCGCTGGCCATCCGCACGTACGTGGATACCACCGGCTCCAGCGTGCTGTTTGGTGCGGCCAGCCAGGATTCGGCGGTGGATTACACCAACAGCGTGTTCGGCGTCGGCCCGCAGTTCCAGGGCGTGTACCGCTACAACAAGCACCACCTGGTGCCGTTCGGCGAGTTCATCCCCTTCGGTTTCCACTGGTTCGTCAACATGATGAACATGCCGCTGGGCGATTTCCGGCGCGGCCTGCCGGTGCAGCCCGCCATGACGGTGGCCGACCAGCGCGTCGCGCCCAATATCTGTTACGAGGATTTGTTCGGCGAGGAGATCGCTGCCTCGCTGCGGCACGCGAACCAGCCCGCCACCATGCTGGCCAACGTGACCAACCTGGCGTGGTTTGGCGACACGATTGCGCTGGACCAGCACCTGCAGATCTCACGCATGCGCGCACTGGAAACCGGACGGCCGATGCTGCGCGCCACCAATACCGGCGCCACCGCCGTGGTGCGCCCGGACGGCAGCGTACAGGCGCGCTTGCCGGTCTTTACGCTGGGCACGCTGCAGGCCGAGGTGCAGGGCACGCAAGGCCTGACGCCGTTTGTGCGGGCCGGCAACGCGCCTGCGCTGGGCGCGGGCGTGCTGGTGCTGCTGGTCGCGCTGGTACGCCGTCGTCGCACCGTAACGAACTGA
- a CDS encoding HlyC/CorC family transporter, with protein sequence MNDPYPSPKPADKPRSLLERLTDLISPEPESRAELLEILQDAHARNLIDADSLSMIEGVFQVSDLCARDIMIPRAQMDAINIADAPSEFIPYVQEAAHSRFPVYEGSRDNIIGILLAKDLLRFYTDEDFDVRDMLRPAVFIPESKRLNVLLRDFRVNRNHIAIVVDEYGGVAGLITIEDVLEQIVGDIEDEYDIEEEEDNILATADGHMRVRGLTEIEQFNEAFGTHFSDEDVDTIGGLLSNHLGRVPHRGEKIVLGTLQFDVLRADARQVQVLLVRRLTTPTGGDASVNATGSNTV encoded by the coding sequence ATGAATGATCCGTATCCCAGTCCGAAGCCAGCCGACAAACCCCGATCGCTGCTGGAACGTCTGACCGACCTCATCTCGCCCGAGCCCGAATCGCGGGCCGAGCTTCTAGAAATCCTCCAAGACGCGCATGCGCGCAACCTGATCGACGCCGACTCTCTGTCGATGATCGAAGGTGTCTTCCAGGTCTCGGACCTGTGCGCGCGCGACATCATGATCCCGCGTGCCCAGATGGACGCGATCAACATCGCCGACGCGCCGTCTGAGTTCATCCCTTACGTGCAGGAAGCGGCGCATTCGCGCTTCCCGGTCTACGAGGGCAGCCGTGACAACATCATCGGCATCCTGCTGGCCAAGGATTTGCTGCGCTTCTATACCGATGAAGACTTCGACGTGCGTGACATGCTGCGCCCGGCCGTGTTCATCCCGGAATCCAAGCGCCTGAACGTGCTGTTGCGCGACTTTCGCGTCAACCGCAACCACATTGCCATCGTCGTGGACGAGTACGGCGGCGTGGCCGGCCTCATCACCATTGAAGACGTGCTCGAGCAGATCGTCGGCGACATCGAAGACGAATACGACATCGAAGAGGAAGAGGACAACATCCTCGCCACCGCCGATGGCCACATGCGCGTGCGCGGCCTGACCGAAATCGAGCAGTTCAACGAAGCCTTCGGCACGCACTTCTCTGATGAGGACGTCGACACCATCGGCGGGCTGCTGTCCAACCACCTCGGCCGCGTGCCGCACCGGGGCGAGAAGATCGTCCTGGGCACGCTGCAGTTCGACGTGCTGCGCGCCGATGCGAGGCAGGTGCAAGTGCTGCTGGTGCGCCGTCTCACCACCCCGACCGGCGGCGATGCCTCGGTCAACGCAACTGGTTCCAACACCGTCTGA
- the ybeY gene encoding rRNA maturation RNase YbeY, protein MAKAKTDTKTKTKKTQPAAAESFGPRVDVFDAKGKPKTVDASALRIAFADGRSLIISVPDTADGAITLVAEHSDTNTNAMLSLRPEHHDSVTLRIEAEPVQTERTEELDDTFWNHGGEAFDDAEMLTLDLTVQHGDELKAAARKALPKEKDIEAWIAPALFADAQLTVRFVGEEEGRTLNRTYREKDYATNVLTFSYAESDEDPVAADIVLCCPVVEKEAKEQGKPLVAHYAHLIVHGALHAQGYDHEDPADAKEMEGIETEILGDLGFADPYASR, encoded by the coding sequence GTGGCTAAAGCAAAGACCGACACCAAAACAAAAACCAAGAAGACCCAACCTGCGGCCGCTGAGTCGTTCGGCCCGCGCGTCGATGTATTCGATGCCAAGGGCAAGCCGAAGACGGTGGATGCCAGCGCCCTGCGCATCGCCTTTGCGGATGGCCGCAGCCTGATCATCAGCGTGCCCGATACCGCCGATGGCGCCATCACCCTGGTTGCCGAGCATTCGGACACCAACACGAATGCCATGCTGTCGCTGCGCCCGGAGCACCACGACAGCGTCACGCTGCGCATCGAGGCCGAGCCGGTGCAGACCGAGCGCACTGAAGAACTCGACGACACGTTCTGGAACCACGGCGGCGAAGCCTTCGACGACGCAGAAATGCTCACGCTCGACCTCACCGTGCAGCACGGCGATGAGCTGAAGGCCGCTGCCCGCAAGGCGCTGCCGAAAGAGAAGGACATCGAAGCGTGGATCGCCCCCGCGCTGTTTGCCGATGCACAGCTCACCGTGCGCTTTGTGGGCGAAGAAGAAGGCCGCACGCTCAACCGTACGTACCGCGAGAAGGACTACGCCACCAACGTGCTGACGTTCTCGTACGCAGAAAGCGACGAAGACCCGGTGGCCGCCGACATCGTGCTGTGCTGCCCGGTGGTGGAGAAGGAAGCCAAGGAACAAGGCAAACCGCTGGTTGCGCACTACGCGCACCTGATCGTGCACGGCGCACTGCACGCGCAGGGTTACGACCACGAAGACCCGGCCGATGCCAAAGAGATGGAAGGCATCGAAACCGAGATCCTCGGCGATCTGGGCTTTGCAGATCCGTACGCAAGCCGCTGA
- a CDS encoding PhoH family protein translates to MKPTTAEFTAPKNDNARLQNLCGPLDENLRQIEQALDVTISRRGSKFTVRGTNARGAANALESFYNAAREPLSVDDIQLGLVETRQVAAHGAYVPESSTDVPDGNDLSPVLHTRRTDLHGRTPMQREYLRSILSHDLSFGIGPAGTGKTYLAVACAVDALERDAVKRIVLTRPAVEAGERLGFLPGDLAQKVDPYLRPLYDALYDLLGFDKTQKMFERQMIEIAPLAYMRGRTLNHAFIILDEAQNTTPEQMKMFLTRIGFGSKAVITGDTTQIDLPRGQKSGLIEAQHVLRDVRGVSMTRFSSIDVVRHPLVARIVEAYDEFHAQHKDA, encoded by the coding sequence ATGAAACCGACCACCGCTGAATTTACCGCGCCCAAGAACGACAACGCACGCCTGCAGAACCTATGCGGGCCGCTGGATGAAAACCTGCGCCAGATCGAGCAGGCGCTGGACGTGACGATCAGCCGGCGCGGCAGCAAGTTCACCGTGCGTGGCACCAATGCGCGCGGCGCAGCCAATGCGCTGGAATCGTTCTACAACGCCGCGCGCGAACCGCTGTCGGTGGACGACATCCAGCTCGGCCTTGTCGAGACCCGCCAGGTGGCCGCGCATGGTGCCTACGTGCCGGAATCGAGCACCGACGTGCCCGATGGCAACGACCTGTCGCCGGTGCTCCACACGCGGCGCACCGATCTGCACGGCCGCACGCCGATGCAGCGCGAGTACCTGCGCAGCATCCTCTCGCACGACCTGTCGTTCGGCATCGGCCCGGCAGGTACGGGCAAGACGTATCTGGCGGTGGCCTGCGCGGTGGATGCGCTCGAGCGCGACGCCGTCAAGCGCATCGTGCTGACGCGCCCGGCCGTGGAAGCCGGCGAACGCCTGGGCTTCCTGCCCGGTGACCTCGCACAGAAGGTGGACCCGTACCTGCGCCCGCTGTACGACGCGCTGTACGACCTGCTCGGCTTCGACAAGACGCAGAAGATGTTCGAGCGCCAGATGATCGAAATTGCGCCGCTTGCGTACATGCGCGGGCGCACGCTCAACCACGCCTTCATCATCCTGGACGAAGCCCAGAACACCACGCCGGAACAGATGAAGATGTTCCTCACGCGGATCGGTTTCGGCTCCAAGGCCGTGATTACCGGCGACACGACGCAGATCGACCTGCCGCGCGGCCAGAAGAGCGGCCTGATCGAAGCGCAGCACGTGCTGCGTGACGTGCGCGGCGTGTCGATGACGCGCTTTTCCAGCATCGACGTGGTGCGGCACCCACTGGTGGCCCGCATCGTCGAGGCTTACGACGAATTCCATGCCCAGCATAAGGACGCCTGA
- the miaB gene encoding tRNA (N6-isopentenyl adenosine(37)-C2)-methylthiotransferase MiaB, producing MKKVFIKTYGCQMNEYDSDKMSDVLNAAEGLVPTDTPEDADVILFNTCSVREKAQEKVFSELGRVKALKALKPDLVVGVGGCVASQEGASIVARAPYVDVVFGPQTLHRLPELIAARRRTGRSQVDVSFPEIEKFDHLPPARVEGSTAFVSIMEGCSKYCSYCVVPYTRGEEVSRPFDDVLAEVAGLAEQGVREVTLLGQNVNAYIGKMGDTSERADFALLLEYVAEIPGIERIRYTTSHPKEFTSRLIEAYATNPKLVDHLHLPVQHGSDRILMAMKRGYTVLEYKSSIRKLRAIRPNISIATDFIVGFPGETDADFAKTMDLIHEIGYDTSFSFIYSPRPGTPAANLHDDTPQAVKLERLKHLQATIEENVARISQSMVGSTQRILVEGPSRKDPTELHGRTENNRVVNFALPDLPQARRDQLIGQMLDVHIVHAFPHSLRGEVVANDNRVTH from the coding sequence ATGAAAAAAGTCTTCATCAAAACCTACGGCTGCCAGATGAATGAGTACGACTCGGACAAGATGTCCGACGTGCTCAACGCAGCTGAAGGTCTCGTCCCCACCGACACGCCCGAAGATGCGGACGTGATCCTCTTCAACACGTGCTCCGTGCGCGAGAAGGCGCAGGAGAAGGTGTTCTCCGAGCTGGGCCGCGTGAAGGCGCTCAAGGCGCTCAAGCCGGACCTCGTCGTTGGTGTGGGCGGCTGCGTGGCCAGCCAGGAAGGCGCTTCCATCGTGGCGCGCGCGCCCTACGTGGATGTGGTCTTCGGCCCGCAGACGCTGCACCGCCTGCCGGAGCTGATCGCCGCACGCCGCCGCACGGGCCGCTCGCAGGTCGACGTGTCCTTCCCCGAGATCGAAAAATTCGACCACCTGCCGCCCGCACGCGTGGAAGGCTCGACCGCCTTCGTGTCGATCATGGAAGGCTGCTCGAAGTACTGCAGCTACTGCGTGGTGCCCTACACGCGCGGTGAAGAAGTCTCGCGCCCGTTCGACGACGTGCTGGCCGAAGTGGCCGGCCTGGCTGAGCAAGGCGTGCGCGAAGTCACGCTGCTGGGCCAGAACGTCAACGCCTACATCGGCAAGATGGGCGACACCAGCGAGCGTGCTGACTTCGCCCTGCTGCTCGAATACGTGGCCGAGATTCCGGGCATCGAGCGCATCCGCTACACGACCAGCCACCCGAAGGAATTCACCTCGCGCCTGATCGAGGCGTATGCCACCAACCCGAAGCTGGTCGACCACCTGCACCTGCCCGTGCAGCACGGCTCCGACCGCATCCTGATGGCAATGAAGCGCGGCTACACGGTGCTCGAATACAAGAGCAGCATCCGCAAGCTGCGCGCGATCCGGCCGAACATCTCGATCGCCACCGACTTCATCGTCGGCTTCCCGGGCGAGACCGATGCGGACTTCGCCAAGACGATGGACCTGATCCACGAGATCGGCTACGACACCTCGTTCAGCTTCATCTACAGCCCGCGCCCCGGCACGCCAGCAGCCAACCTGCACGACGATACGCCGCAGGCCGTCAAGCTCGAACGCCTGAAACATTTGCAGGCGACCATCGAAGAGAACGTCGCGCGCATCAGCCAAAGCATGGTCGGCAGCACGCAGCGCATCCTGGTCGAAGGCCCGTCGCGCAAGGACCCGACCGAGCTGCACGGCCGCACCGAGAACAACCGCGTCGTCAACTTCGCCCTGCCGGACCTGCCGCAGGCGCGCCGCGACCAGCTGATCGGCCAGATGCTGGATGTGCACATCGTGCATGCCTTCCCGCATTCGCTGCGCGGTGAGGTTGTCGCCAATGACAACCGCGTGACCCACTGA
- a CDS encoding NAD(P)/FAD-dependent oxidoreductase: protein MTQPSIAIVGAGIAGVACANALAAEGIAATVFERAGGVGGRLATTVLPEGAPAYAFDHGAQSFNVRSEAFRRAVDAARRQGSVMPWPARWGHRTADALQADSRDEARYVGLPGMGALVRSLATPLDVRFGHAVTRVAHEGRRWTIERDGADTTHADIIALALPAPELPALFGNAAPTSLQASIAPVRYAPCWALMMGFTQSLDLPYDGIRIDDDMLAWAARDNTKPGRVMVDESWVVHASPGWSAAHATDTPEQALHALHARFAEAFPGTPEPDVMAAHLWPHALVEQSAEMPCHWDAANRLGACGDWCEGPRVEAAFLSGVALAAKIAEAL, encoded by the coding sequence ATGACCCAGCCTTCCATCGCCATCGTCGGAGCCGGCATTGCCGGTGTTGCCTGTGCCAACGCGCTTGCCGCAGAAGGCATTGCCGCCACCGTCTTTGAACGCGCGGGCGGCGTGGGCGGCCGGCTGGCCACCACAGTGCTGCCCGAGGGCGCCCCAGCCTATGCCTTCGACCACGGTGCGCAGTCATTCAACGTGCGCAGCGAAGCCTTCCGCCGTGCGGTGGACGCTGCCCGCCGGCAGGGCTCGGTGATGCCGTGGCCGGCACGCTGGGGCCACCGCACGGCAGACGCCCTGCAGGCGGATTCACGCGACGAGGCCCGCTATGTCGGCCTGCCCGGCATGGGCGCGCTGGTGCGCAGTCTGGCGACGCCACTGGATGTGCGCTTCGGCCACGCTGTCACGCGCGTGGCGCACGAAGGACGCCGCTGGACCATCGAGCGCGACGGCGCCGACACCACCCACGCCGACATCATCGCCCTGGCCCTGCCCGCGCCCGAGCTGCCGGCGCTGTTTGGCAACGCGGCACCCACCTCGCTACAGGCATCCATTGCGCCGGTACGCTACGCCCCCTGCTGGGCGCTGATGATGGGCTTTACGCAATCGCTGGACTTGCCGTACGACGGCATCCGCATTGACGACGACATGCTCGCCTGGGCCGCACGCGACAACACCAAACCGGGCCGGGTGATGGTCGATGAATCCTGGGTGGTGCATGCGTCGCCGGGCTGGTCGGCCGCACACGCCACGGACACCCCCGAGCAGGCGCTGCACGCCCTGCACGCCCGCTTTGCCGAGGCCTTTCCCGGCACGCCCGAGCCCGACGTCATGGCGGCCCATCTGTGGCCGCATGCGCTGGTCGAACAGTCGGCGGAAATGCCCTGCCATTGGGACGCCGCCAACCGCCTGGGCGCCTGCGGCGACTGGTGCGAGGGCCCGCGTGTGGAAGCCGCGTTCCTGAGCGGTGTTGCACTGGCCGCAAAGATTGCCGAAGCGCTATAG
- a CDS encoding OmpW/AlkL family protein, whose protein sequence is MNRTARRFAAALACAAVSTLAASAAHAQSTAEANVAASASTGASNSSGGGFGQFMDDYVWGRNVMALGWFYIRPMDSATPLTTTTGALGLGTYQSPGTDVRVSNANTLSLTFTHFFTDNIAGTFVGGVPPKFDLYGSGNVIAPVPVIGPLTLINLGLPQNNPVATVREWSPAIVAQYYFGTKESKFRPFVGAGVSYNFFTNLKLNPNFVNALQNLGQVLQLGMGQVPSGTAKVTAETSSSWTPVGNVGVSYEFAKNWTAIGTVSYLPLKTTSTITIRSAQGQVLAVNKTDIKVDPLVFGLAIGYKF, encoded by the coding sequence ATGAACCGCACCGCCCGCCGCTTTGCTGCAGCCCTTGCCTGCGCTGCTGTCAGCACCCTTGCAGCCTCCGCTGCTCACGCGCAATCCACCGCAGAAGCCAACGTCGCTGCAAGTGCCAGCACCGGCGCGAGCAACTCCAGTGGTGGCGGATTCGGACAATTCATGGACGACTACGTCTGGGGCCGCAACGTCATGGCGTTGGGTTGGTTCTACATCCGTCCGATGGATTCGGCCACGCCACTGACCACCACCACCGGCGCGCTGGGCCTGGGCACGTATCAGTCGCCCGGAACTGACGTGCGAGTCAGTAACGCCAACACGCTGTCGCTCACATTCACGCACTTCTTTACGGACAACATCGCCGGTACGTTCGTGGGCGGCGTGCCACCCAAGTTCGACCTGTACGGCAGCGGCAACGTGATCGCACCGGTGCCGGTCATCGGGCCGCTGACACTCATCAACCTGGGGCTGCCGCAGAACAACCCGGTCGCCACCGTGCGTGAGTGGAGCCCGGCCATCGTCGCCCAGTACTACTTCGGCACGAAGGAAAGCAAGTTCCGTCCGTTCGTCGGCGCCGGTGTCAGCTACAACTTCTTCACCAACCTGAAGCTGAACCCGAACTTCGTGAACGCGCTGCAAAACCTCGGCCAGGTGCTGCAGCTGGGCATGGGCCAGGTGCCGAGCGGCACGGCCAAGGTAACGGCAGAAACGTCGAGCTCCTGGACGCCGGTGGGCAACGTGGGCGTGTCGTATGAGTTCGCCAAGAACTGGACCGCCATCGGCACGGTGTCGTACCTGCCGCTGAAGACCACATCCACCATCACGATCCGCAGCGCGCAGGGCCAGGTGCTGGCGGTCAACAAGACCGACATCAAGGTCGACCCGCTCGTCTTTGGGCTGGCGATTGGCTACAAGTTCTAA
- a CDS encoding DUF1571 domain-containing protein, which yields MQLRALALATALVCTSAAWAQTPEASAPTVPAATAAAASQSTAISSFGAMDVARQTTWLAGQVQANAFADWSDDDILAMAQAMKPETLLRWLRAEVAKLPEYEYRMRRQERVKDQWQSQPALMLIRYRNAPRQVYARWLKGGAHAGQEIIYDETVRRDEMYGHLGGLLGFAAIWSALDGSLAKSQSNHTARELGLQFIVDTVERDGRAHVAAGGTGKFNEAKMVTEGGERMLRLTWDAPSGPPTFYAKRVRLFFDLKNPWVRVEESWDESGNQLEKIVIESVTRKTWNDQTFNPKNPEYKF from the coding sequence ATGCAACTGCGCGCGCTTGCCCTGGCGACGGCACTGGTCTGCACGAGCGCCGCGTGGGCGCAGACGCCTGAGGCTTCCGCGCCCACCGTACCTGCCGCCACGGCAGCCGCTGCATCCCAGTCCACCGCCATCAGCAGCTTTGGCGCCATGGATGTCGCCCGGCAGACGACCTGGCTTGCCGGCCAGGTCCAGGCCAACGCCTTTGCCGACTGGTCTGACGACGACATCCTCGCCATGGCGCAGGCGATGAAGCCCGAAACGCTGCTGCGCTGGCTGCGCGCTGAGGTCGCCAAGCTGCCGGAGTACGAATACCGCATGCGCCGCCAGGAGCGCGTGAAAGACCAGTGGCAAAGCCAGCCGGCCCTGATGCTGATCCGCTACCGCAACGCACCACGCCAGGTGTACGCCCGCTGGCTCAAGGGGGGCGCGCATGCCGGCCAGGAAATCATCTACGACGAGACCGTGCGCCGCGATGAGATGTACGGCCACCTCGGCGGCCTGCTTGGCTTTGCCGCCATCTGGAGCGCGCTGGACGGGTCGCTCGCCAAATCGCAGTCGAACCACACCGCGCGTGAACTGGGGCTGCAGTTCATCGTCGACACGGTGGAACGCGATGGGCGCGCCCACGTGGCTGCCGGTGGCACCGGCAAGTTCAACGAGGCCAAGATGGTGACCGAAGGCGGCGAGCGCATGCTGCGCCTGACCTGGGATGCCCCCAGTGGCCCACCCACGTTCTACGCCAAGCGCGTGCGCCTGTTTTTCGACCTCAAGAACCCCTGGGTTCGTGTCGAAGAATCCTGGGATGAGTCGGGCAACCAGCTCGAGAAGATCGTCATCGAGAGCGTGACGCGCAAGACCTGGAACGACCAAACCTTCAACCCCAAGAACCCGGAATACAAGTTTTGA